Proteins encoded by one window of Salvia splendens isolate huo1 chromosome 5, SspV2, whole genome shotgun sequence:
- the LOC121805219 gene encoding serine/threonine-protein phosphatase PP1-like, giving the protein MNQMDSAALDDIINRLLEVKGRPGKQVQLSESEMRKLCFHSKEIFLHQPNLLELEAPIKICGDIHGQYSDLLRLFEYGGSPPESNYLFLGDYVDRGKQSLETICLMFAYKIKYPEKFFLLRGNHECASVNRIYGFYDECKRRFNVKLWKVFTDCFNCLPVAALIDGKILCMHGGLSPDLNTLDQIRNLQRPADVPETGLLCDLLWSDPSRDIRGWGINDRGVSYTFGHETVKEFLEKHDLDLICRAHQVVEDGYEFFADRQLVTIFSAPNYCGDFDNAGVIMSVDESLMCSFQILRPAEKKAKFGFGSTTTAKLGTPLMKTKSFLGARIG; this is encoded by the exons ATGAATCAGATGGATTCAGCGGCTTTGGATGATATAATCAATCGATTGCTTGAGGTCAAAGGGAGACCTGGGAAGCAAGTGCAGCTGTCGGAGTCGGAGATGAGAAAGCTCTGTTTCCATTCCAAAGAGATTTTCCTCCACCAGCCTAATCTTCTTGAGCTTGAAGCCCCCATTAAAATCTGTG GTGATATTCATGGCCAATATTCTGATCTTCTTAGACTTTTCGAGTATGGTGGGTCACCCCCTGAATCAAACTACTTGTTCCTGGGTGATTATGTGGATCGGGGGAAGCAAAGCCTGGAAACAATCTGCCTCATGTTTGCTTACAAAATAAAGTACCCTGAGAAGTTTTTCTTACTGAGGGGCAACCATGAATGTGCTTCAGTCAACCGCATATATGGATTTTACGATGAATGCAAGAGACGGTTTAATGTAAAACTATGGAAAGTGTTCACAGATTGCTTCAACTGTCTACCTGTTGCGGCTTTAATTGATGGGAAGATACTGTGTATGCACGGAGGACTCTCTCCGGATCTCAATACTTTGGATCAAATCAGAAATTTACAGCGTCCTGCTGATGTCCCTGAAACTGGTTTACTATGTGATTTGCTGTGGTCTGATCCTAGCAGAGATATCAGAGGGTGGGGGATTAATGATAGGGGAGTGTCGTATACTTTTGGTCACGAGACGGTCAAGGAATTTCTTGAAAAGCATGATCTTGACCTTATCTGCCGTGCCCACCAG GTGGTCGAAGATGGATATGAGTTCTTTGCTGACAGACAACTTGTGACAATATTCTCGGCCCCAAATTACTGTGGAGATTTTGACAATGCTGGTGTGATAATGAGCGTGGATGAGTCTTTGATGTGCTCGTTTCAGATTTTAAGGCCTGCAGAAAAGAAGGCCAAATTTGGATTTGGGAGCACTACTACAGCTAAGCTGGGAACTCCTCTAATGAAAACAAAG